In Roseofilum capinflatum BLCC-M114, the genomic window CCGTTGCCACAACAGTTTCGCCAAGCAGTTCCATCGGGAGAGTCGAGGAGTCAACCGGGCAACTTCCTGTACAAACCCGTCTGGAAGCTCAACTTTAGGAGCGAGTTGCCACGTTGGAGTCGGTTTTATAGACATAGGAGACTGAGAGCATTTTGTGTTGCGATCGGGTAGAACCTCATCATCCGAATTCAGTTTAGCCTAAAGAAGCCATATCTACAGATGGAGAAGGGTCTTTTTCCTGGGTTTGATGAACCAAGAGTCCGTATTCCAAACCTTCGACCACCGCTTGATAGGAGGCATCCAAAATATTCGTGGATACGCCCACGGTTGTCCATCGATTTAAGCCATCACTCGATTCAACTAAGACCCTGGTTTTCGCAGAAGTTCCGGCTGTTCCATCAAGAATTCGTACTTTATAGTCCGTTAAATAGAAACTGCCAATTTCGGGGTAAAATTTTACCAATGCTTTTCTGAGGGCGGCATCGAGGGCAGCAACGGGGCCATTTCCCTCGGCAACTTCGAGAAAATCGCGATCGTTTACCCTGACTTTAATGGTAGCTAAAGCATTACTGGTCATGGTGGGATCGGGGGTAGTCGCTCCCATGTCACAATGGACATTAAAACCCTTGATGTCAAACCAAGATTGAGCTTGTCCTAAAGCCGATCGCATTAAGAGTTCAAAGCTGGCTTCTGCCCCTTCAAACTGATAACCTTGGTTTTCTAGTTCCTTGAGTCGGTCTAAAATTTGCCGACAGGCGGGGTTTTGCTTGTCTAAGTGGATGCCAAAGGAGCGAGCTTTGGCCAAAATGTTGCTGAGTCCGGCTTGATCGGAGACCACAATTCGTCGTTGATTGCCGATTTTTTCCGGTGGTAAATGTTCGTATGTGAGGGGATTTCGCGCTACGGCTGACACATGAATTCCCCCTTTATGGGCAAAAGCAGAACGGCCGACAAAGGGCGCATGATGATTGGGGGCGAGATTGACCACTTCACTGACAAATCGGCTGGTTTCCGTGAGGTTGGCGAGTTGTTTTTCGGCTAAACAGGAATAACCGAGTTTGAGTTGCAAATTGGGAATTGCGGAGCAGAGGTTAACATTGCCGCACCGTTCGCCATAGCCGTTGATGGTTCCTTGTACCATTTGCGCTCCTTCCTGCACGGCGACGATCGCATTGGCAACGGCAGTATCGGAGTCATTATGGGGATGAATCCCTAGTTTCACGGTATAGTTCTGCTGCTGAAAATGGGTTTGCACGTCGCGGACAATGGCGCTAATTTCATGGGGTAGGCTTCCCCCATTGGTATCGCATAAAATCACCCATTCTGCCCCGGCTTGTACGGCAGAATCTAGGGTAGAGAGGGCATAGTCGGGATTTTTCTTGTAACCATCAAACCAATGTTCGGCATCGTACATAATGCGGCGACCTTGCGATCGCAAATACTCAGCCGTATCGCCAATCATGGCTAGGTTTTCTTCTAAGGTGGTGTGTAGTCCTTCTGTTACATGGAGATCCCAGGATTTACCAAAAAAGGTGATCCATTCTGTGCCCGCGCTGAGAATCGCTTGGAGCATGGGATCTTCTTTGGCGCGGGTATTCGGGCGACGGGTGGAACAAAAGGCGACTAGGGCTGCTTGGGAAAGGGGTTGTTCTTTCAGATGCCAGAAAAATTGCACATCTTTGGGGTTTGCACCCGGCCACCCCCCTTCAATAAAGGGCACGCCCAGTTGATCTAGACGGCGGGCGATTCGTAGTTTATCGTCTAGGGAGAGGGAAATCCCTTCCCGTTGAGCGCCATCTCGAAGGGTGGTGTCGTAGATCCAGATGGGTTTAGGGTTGGATAAGATGGTCATGCTTTATAAACCCGCTTGCGTCAGGTGATGGATTTCGTCCTTAATTGTAGAAAATTGTCGAGAAAAAATTCAGGGAGAAAATGTAAATTATGGTGAAGATTAAAGTGGCGGGTCAAGAACTGACCTGTGAGTCGGGAGCGAAT contains:
- the cimA gene encoding citramalate synthase, encoding MTILSNPKPIWIYDTTLRDGAQREGISLSLDDKLRIARRLDQLGVPFIEGGWPGANPKDVQFFWHLKEQPLSQAALVAFCSTRRPNTRAKEDPMLQAILSAGTEWITFFGKSWDLHVTEGLHTTLEENLAMIGDTAEYLRSQGRRIMYDAEHWFDGYKKNPDYALSTLDSAVQAGAEWVILCDTNGGSLPHEISAIVRDVQTHFQQQNYTVKLGIHPHNDSDTAVANAIVAVQEGAQMVQGTINGYGERCGNVNLCSAIPNLQLKLGYSCLAEKQLANLTETSRFVSEVVNLAPNHHAPFVGRSAFAHKGGIHVSAVARNPLTYEHLPPEKIGNQRRIVVSDQAGLSNILAKARSFGIHLDKQNPACRQILDRLKELENQGYQFEGAEASFELLMRSALGQAQSWFDIKGFNVHCDMGATTPDPTMTSNALATIKVRVNDRDFLEVAEGNGPVAALDAALRKALVKFYPEIGSFYLTDYKVRILDGTAGTSAKTRVLVESSDGLNRWTTVGVSTNILDASYQAVVEGLEYGLLVHQTQEKDPSPSVDMASLG